A window of Enterobacter ludwigii genomic DNA:
ACGACGCGGGTGCGACCACGGTTCCGGCACGTAAATTCTTTGATATTTGCCGTGGGTTGCCGGAAGGCGCTGAAATCGCCGTGCAGCTGGAGGGCGACCGCATGCTGGTGCGCTCTGGCCGCAGCCGTTTCTCGCTTTCCACGCTGCCTGCTGCGGACTTCCCGAACCTGGACGACTGGCAGAGTGAAGTTGAATTCACCCTGCCACAGGCGACGATGAAGCGTCTGATTGAAGCCACGCAGTTTTCTATGGCGCATCAGGACGTTCGATACTACTTAAACGGCATGCTGTTCGAAACCGAAGGTGAAGAGCTGCGTACCGTGGCGACCGACGGCCACCGTCTGGCGGTCTGTTCCATGCCAATTGGCGACTCACTGCCAAACCATTCGGTGATCGTGCCGCGTAAAGGCGTGATTGAGCTGATGCGCATGCTCGACGGTGGTGATACCCCGCTGCGCGTGCAGATCGGCAGCAACAACATTCGCGCTCATGTAGGCGATTTTGTCTTCACCTCGAAGCTGGTTGACGGTCGTTTCCCGGATTATCGCCGCGTATTGCCGAAGAATCCGGACAAAACGCTGGAAGCGGGTTGCGATAGCCTCAAGCAGGCGTTTGCCCGTGCCGCCATTCTCTCTAACGAGAAATTCCGCGGTGTGCGCCTGTATGTGAGCGAA
This region includes:
- the dnaN gene encoding DNA polymerase III subunit beta, which codes for MKFTVEREHLLKPLQQVSGPLGGRPTLPILGNLLLQVADGTLSLTGTDLEMEMIARVTLTQPHDAGATTVPARKFFDICRGLPEGAEIAVQLEGDRMLVRSGRSRFSLSTLPAADFPNLDDWQSEVEFTLPQATMKRLIEATQFSMAHQDVRYYLNGMLFETEGEELRTVATDGHRLAVCSMPIGDSLPNHSVIVPRKGVIELMRMLDGGDTPLRVQIGSNNIRAHVGDFVFTSKLVDGRFPDYRRVLPKNPDKTLEAGCDSLKQAFARAAILSNEKFRGVRLYVSENQIKITANNPEQEEAEEILDVTYAGAEMEIGFNVSYVLDVLNALKCENVRILLTDSVSSVQIEDAASQSAAYVVMPMRL